From Pseudonocardia autotrophica, one genomic window encodes:
- a CDS encoding MFS transporter: MTGMTSPASRRVVSATLIGNFTEWFDFAVYGAVAVILGRVFFPTDDAVTSLLASLAVFGVAFVFRPLGGAVLGSIGDRYGRRIALSTAVIGISVATTLIAVLPGYGAIGFWAPVLLVLLRCVQGLSAGGEWTSASAFLAEYAPPGKRGARAALISASGGLAIVTGIVSVLALETALSPEQMQAWGWRLPFLLAAPLGLVGLYLRLRIDETPVYRELRAQGAVAAAPLREALRTERRALLIAFACASVTGVGFYYLATYFANAMSVAGSRPAALLVTSVALVWYVALCVPAGRLSDRIGRRPVYIGSAIGHAVLAVPVLMLIGSGSPWLALLGMCLFAIPQAGLNVMSSIVLVELFPARTRSSGAALAYSLGVGPIAGTAPLVAAALTAATGTVVAAAFYLAVIALAVGIVLIRFLPETGGRSLTDEQPAETTAG; the protein is encoded by the coding sequence ATGACCGGCATGACCTCGCCGGCGTCCCGCCGGGTGGTGTCCGCCACCTTGATCGGAAACTTCACCGAGTGGTTCGACTTCGCCGTGTACGGCGCGGTCGCGGTGATCCTCGGCCGGGTCTTCTTCCCGACCGACGACGCGGTGACATCGTTGCTCGCCTCGCTGGCGGTCTTCGGAGTGGCGTTCGTGTTCCGCCCGCTCGGCGGCGCGGTGCTGGGATCGATCGGGGACCGGTACGGCCGCCGCATCGCGCTGTCCACGGCGGTCATCGGCATCAGCGTGGCGACCACGTTGATCGCCGTGCTGCCCGGCTACGGCGCGATCGGCTTCTGGGCGCCGGTCCTGCTCGTGCTGCTGCGCTGCGTGCAGGGCCTCTCCGCCGGTGGCGAGTGGACCAGCGCATCGGCCTTCCTCGCCGAGTACGCCCCACCCGGGAAACGCGGCGCGCGGGCGGCGCTGATCTCCGCCTCGGGCGGTCTGGCGATCGTCACCGGGATCGTGTCGGTGCTCGCGCTGGAGACCGCGCTGTCGCCGGAGCAGATGCAGGCGTGGGGATGGCGGCTGCCGTTCCTGCTGGCCGCCCCGCTCGGTCTGGTCGGGCTCTACCTGCGTCTTCGGATCGACGAGACCCCGGTCTACCGGGAGCTGCGGGCCCAGGGCGCCGTCGCCGCCGCCCCACTGCGCGAGGCGCTGCGCACCGAGCGGCGGGCCCTGCTCATCGCGTTCGCCTGTGCGTCGGTCACCGGCGTCGGCTTCTACTACCTCGCGACCTACTTCGCGAACGCCATGTCCGTGGCCGGCTCACGCCCTGCCGCGCTGCTCGTGACATCGGTCGCGCTGGTCTGGTACGTCGCGCTCTGCGTCCCCGCCGGCCGGTTGTCCGACCGGATCGGCCGCCGGCCGGTCTACATCGGCTCGGCGATCGGGCACGCTGTGCTCGCCGTCCCCGTCCTGATGCTGATCGGCTCGGGTTCGCCGTGGCTCGCGCTGCTCGGCATGTGCCTGTTCGCGATCCCGCAGGCCGGGCTGAACGTCATGTCCTCGATCGTGCTGGTCGAGCTGTTCCCCGCCCGGACCCGCTCGAGCGGCGCGGCACTGGCCTACAGCCTCGGTGTCGGTCCGATAGCGGGAACCGCGCCACTCGTCGCGGCGGCACTGACTGCGGCCACCGGCACCGTCGTCGCCGCGGCGTTCTATCTGGCCGTGATCGCGCTGGCGGTCGGGATCGTTCTGATCCGTTTCCTGCCGGAGACGGGGGGCAGGTCGCTGACCGACGAACAGCCCGCCGAGACCACCGCCGGTTGA
- a CDS encoding alpha/beta fold hydrolase, translated as MAAIAPLPDTDVADTGHGPPVLLSHGTLLDRTMFLPQTEVLSEDHRTVAWTSRAGTTRYGTERSLDDLVDDTLAVADTAGIDRFVLAGMSVGGFMAVELALRYPERVAGLVLMATRSAAYTDRERREFGALLEPLDIDGPIPESVIDAFRSVIFGERALTDRPELIERWTTAWRARPARSLYGEYRSWIDKPDRTADLARITVPALVLHGEDDRGIDLEHARVMHAHLPDSTYVPIPGAGHLLAEEQPEAVTAALSDWLRAVRPGEEPA; from the coding sequence ATGGCCGCTATCGCGCCGCTGCCCGACACCGACGTGGCCGACACCGGGCACGGCCCGCCGGTACTCCTCAGCCACGGCACGTTGCTCGACCGCACGATGTTCCTGCCCCAGACCGAGGTGCTGTCCGAGGACCACCGGACGGTCGCGTGGACCAGCCGGGCCGGTACCACCCGGTACGGCACCGAACGCTCCCTCGACGACCTGGTCGACGACACGCTCGCGGTCGCCGACACCGCCGGTATCGACCGCTTCGTGCTGGCCGGCATGTCGGTCGGCGGGTTCATGGCCGTCGAGCTGGCACTGCGGTACCCGGAACGGGTCGCCGGGCTCGTCCTGATGGCGACCCGTTCCGCCGCCTACACCGATCGGGAACGCCGCGAGTTCGGTGCACTGCTCGAGCCCCTGGACATCGACGGCCCGATTCCGGAGTCCGTGATCGACGCGTTCCGGTCGGTGATCTTCGGAGAGCGCGCGCTCACCGACCGGCCCGAGCTGATCGAACGCTGGACGACGGCGTGGCGCGCACGCCCGGCGCGATCGTTGTACGGCGAGTACCGGTCGTGGATCGACAAGCCGGACCGGACCGCGGACCTGGCCCGGATCACCGTGCCCGCGCTGGTCCTGCACGGTGAGGACGACCGTGGCATCGACCTCGAACACGCCCGCGTGATGCACGCCCACCTGCCGGACTCGACCTACGTGCCGATCCCCGGTGCGGGCCATCTGCTCGCCGAGGAGCAGCCCGAGGCGGTCACGGCGGCGCTCAGCGACTGGCTCCGCGCCGTTCGTCCCGGCGAGGAGCCGGCATGA
- a CDS encoding SDR family NAD(P)-dependent oxidoreductase, whose translation MTDAISDLTGDVAVVTGGSRGIGAAVVTTLAGAGASVVVAGGSAEHGHALVDELGPAHRYLPHDVSSEQSWDALTAHVRAELGEITVLVNNAGILDPGSDISGTSVDNFDRHYRVNQLGVFLGMRAVAGAMKRAGTGSIVNLSSIGGHRGYANQIGYSTTKWAVRGMTKCAAVELGPHGVRVNSVAPGFIGTTMIDVLPGEQIDTVTAATPLGRRGTAGEIARAVLFLAARGCPFMTGAELIVDGGLAL comes from the coding sequence ATGACGGACGCAATCAGCGACCTGACCGGGGACGTCGCGGTCGTCACCGGCGGCAGCCGCGGCATCGGTGCCGCCGTCGTCACCACGCTCGCGGGCGCGGGGGCGTCCGTCGTCGTGGCCGGTGGCTCGGCTGAGCACGGCCACGCGCTCGTCGATGAGCTGGGACCGGCGCACCGCTACCTGCCGCACGACGTCAGCTCCGAGCAGTCCTGGGACGCGCTCACCGCGCACGTCCGTGCCGAGCTCGGAGAGATCACCGTCCTCGTCAACAATGCCGGGATCCTCGATCCCGGTTCCGACATCAGCGGAACGAGCGTCGACAACTTCGACCGGCACTACCGGGTCAACCAGCTCGGGGTGTTCCTGGGGATGCGCGCGGTGGCCGGGGCGATGAAGCGGGCCGGGACGGGCTCGATCGTCAACCTCTCGTCGATCGGGGGGCATCGCGGCTACGCAAACCAGATCGGCTATTCGACCACCAAGTGGGCTGTCCGCGGCATGACGAAGTGCGCGGCAGTCGAGCTCGGGCCGCACGGGGTGCGGGTGAACTCGGTCGCCCCGGGTTTCATCGGCACCACGATGATCGACGTCCTGCCGGGTGAGCAGATCGATACGGTCACCGCCGCCACCCCGCTCGGACGCCGCGGGACGGCCGGCGAGATCGCTCGCGCGGTGCTGTTCCTGGCCGCGCGGGGCTGTCCCTTCATGACCGGCGCCGAGCTGATCGTCGACGGCGGGCTCGCGTTGTGA
- a CDS encoding helix-turn-helix transcriptional regulator → MHDDDAVARALDTVMPRRLHELSSTTGLPVVFGGTTRTVRDGQQLTINQMIGTVGDSLRLLSVLSGRGLGGAAMARRTPCRVTDYAATAGITHDYDHVVVEHERLASILAYPIVVHGRVHGVMYGALREHRPIGDVAVRNAGVVATNIARDAAALLDRHAPPADADDRSSALLDLAALIDATDDPGLRSRLSRIHEGLGGARRATARPTGETPALSPREIEALRQVAVGATNAEIADRLGITVGTVKAYLYSAMRKLDTQNRTRAVIAARAAGLI, encoded by the coding sequence GTGCACGACGACGATGCGGTTGCCCGAGCCCTGGACACGGTCATGCCCCGACGGCTGCACGAGCTCAGCTCGACGACCGGCCTGCCGGTCGTCTTCGGCGGAACCACCCGGACGGTCCGCGACGGGCAGCAGCTCACGATCAACCAGATGATCGGCACCGTCGGCGACTCGCTGCGGCTGCTCAGCGTCCTGTCCGGGCGCGGCCTCGGCGGCGCGGCGATGGCACGCCGGACGCCCTGCCGGGTCACCGACTACGCCGCGACCGCGGGAATCACCCACGACTACGACCACGTGGTCGTCGAGCACGAACGCCTGGCCTCGATCCTGGCCTACCCGATCGTCGTCCACGGGCGCGTGCACGGCGTGATGTACGGCGCGCTGCGCGAGCACCGGCCCATCGGCGACGTCGCGGTCCGCAACGCGGGCGTCGTGGCGACGAACATCGCCCGGGACGCGGCAGCCCTCCTCGACCGGCACGCTCCCCCGGCCGACGCCGACGACCGGTCCAGCGCACTCCTCGATCTCGCGGCACTGATCGACGCCACCGACGACCCGGGACTGCGCAGCAGGTTGAGCCGGATCCACGAGGGCCTGGGCGGCGCGCGCCGGGCGACCGCTCGGCCCACCGGCGAGACCCCGGCCCTGTCGCCCCGCGAGATCGAGGCGCTGCGGCAGGTCGCGGTGGGAGCGACCAACGCCGAGATCGCCGACCGGCTCGGGATCACCGTGGGCACGGTCAAGGCCTACCTGTACAGCGCCATGCGCAAGCTCGACACCCAGAACAGGACGCGGGCGGTCATCGCGGCCCGGGCGGCAGGCCTGATCTGA
- a CDS encoding serine hydrolase domain-containing protein, translated as MTAAIIAGGAGTALAAPTLPLPIPGIPGTEEVSDSAECEMTRTDEYQRSTPEAVGLDAEKLQAAITYWNTTGSESLKVFRHGCLVGEGATEKVFERVPRLNWSQTKTVSALIAGVAEKQGMIDVDAPVGDYLPEGLGDEAHRAITIRSILNMTTGARINYVRGLNLAADISRPREVMSAPLPHEPGKYFEYDQTTPSLLNYVVQQAIEKREPGLDYQDWAQREFWNKLGVPESAYWWQRDRAGNTLGYSQLFLRPLEFGRLGELMMHEGTYAGEEIINPGYIKELSSGSEANCGYGFMVWRNGCEPGDKQVNGSLFKRAEIEPGQPWIASAPKDMYWSWGLHGQHTFVIPSLDMVITRSGEQPPDTQSGLTRLDGDAPIAGNPGKLGYFKFFQMVMGAVNDMPDDVRATLSEDPGNHTDPEFSVDPDTFLYPVDTAPGTYLALGPQAPEGCTVLGCEQEPNDGLRWITDVPRTVPGVVGAEERPSG; from the coding sequence GTGACCGCGGCGATCATCGCCGGGGGAGCAGGCACTGCGCTCGCAGCGCCCACGTTGCCGCTGCCGATCCCGGGCATCCCGGGCACCGAGGAGGTCTCGGACTCCGCCGAGTGCGAGATGACTCGGACCGACGAGTACCAGCGTTCGACCCCGGAGGCCGTCGGTCTCGACGCGGAGAAGCTGCAGGCGGCCATCACCTACTGGAACACCACCGGGTCGGAGAGCCTGAAGGTCTTCCGGCACGGTTGCCTGGTCGGCGAGGGCGCCACCGAGAAGGTCTTCGAGCGCGTGCCGCGGCTGAACTGGAGCCAGACCAAGACGGTCTCGGCTCTGATCGCCGGTGTCGCGGAGAAGCAGGGCATGATCGACGTCGACGCCCCTGTCGGCGACTACCTGCCCGAAGGCCTCGGCGACGAGGCGCACCGCGCCATCACCATCCGGTCGATCCTCAACATGACCACCGGCGCCCGGATCAACTACGTCCGCGGCCTGAACCTGGCCGCCGACATCTCGCGTCCCCGCGAGGTCATGTCGGCCCCGCTGCCGCACGAGCCGGGCAAGTACTTCGAGTACGACCAGACCACCCCGTCGCTGCTGAACTACGTGGTCCAGCAGGCGATCGAGAAGCGCGAGCCGGGCCTGGACTACCAGGACTGGGCGCAGCGCGAGTTCTGGAACAAGCTGGGTGTGCCGGAGTCGGCCTACTGGTGGCAGCGTGACCGCGCCGGCAACACGCTGGGCTACTCGCAGCTGTTCCTGCGCCCGCTGGAGTTCGGCCGCCTCGGCGAGCTGATGATGCACGAGGGCACCTACGCCGGTGAGGAGATCATCAACCCCGGCTACATCAAGGAGCTGAGCTCGGGCTCCGAGGCCAACTGCGGCTACGGCTTCATGGTCTGGCGCAACGGCTGCGAGCCCGGCGACAAGCAGGTCAACGGGTCGCTGTTCAAGCGCGCCGAGATCGAGCCCGGTCAGCCGTGGATCGCGAGCGCGCCGAAGGACATGTACTGGTCCTGGGGCCTGCACGGCCAGCACACCTTCGTCATCCCCAGCCTGGACATGGTCATCACCCGCAGCGGGGAGCAGCCGCCGGACACCCAGTCCGGGCTGACCCGCCTCGACGGTGACGCCCCGATCGCCGGCAACCCCGGCAAGCTCGGCTACTTCAAGTTCTTCCAGATGGTCATGGGCGCCGTGAACGACATGCCCGACGACGTCCGCGCGACGCTGTCGGAGGACCCGGGCAATCACACCGACCCGGAGTTCAGCGTCGACCCCGACACGTTCCTGTACCCGGTGGACACCGCGCCGGGCACCTACCTCGCGCTCGGTCCGCAGGCCCCCGAGGGCTGCACCGTCCTCGGCTGCGAGCAGGAGCCCAACGACGGCCTCCGCTGGATCAC